Proteins encoded by one window of Streptomyces clavuligerus:
- a CDS encoding neocarzinostatin apoprotein domain-containing protein codes for MSGERARGPGAALPENGLPRRARALPPVRTRVLSPVRALAVALLLVALPAMASAATVERWDGTPRGIQLSHRVAAPGTELTVSGAGWRPGALLTLLICGQNMIGGTNTCANADGRAVTTDARGAFSRTLPVAAPPRPCPCVVHVAAVTGGAAAEDAVLAVEGHPTAPLPRPRGTGRLTALTTARLEGESGLLVRFGAPPARRLVLTVGNLGTTPVRDPVFRLGTSRGVFAPQWEERRWRGTVAPGAKAVIELDVELAAGAHGAYEIAVRHGGRTLATQPWEVARPWGVTAFWVLLALVVPAVLFRLGMAVVDQVRPPVAGGTAAAPAAGSPP; via the coding sequence ATGAGCGGGGAGAGGGCCCGGGGGCCCGGAGCGGCGTTACCGGAGAACGGGCTTCCCCGCCGGGCCCGTGCGCTCCCCCCGGTCCGTACCCGTGTGCTCTCCCCGGTCCGGGCCCTGGCGGTGGCGCTGCTGCTCGTCGCCCTGCCGGCCATGGCGTCCGCCGCGACTGTGGAGCGTTGGGACGGGACACCGCGCGGAATCCAGCTCTCCCACCGGGTGGCGGCCCCGGGCACGGAGCTGACCGTCAGCGGCGCGGGCTGGCGTCCCGGCGCCCTGCTCACCCTGCTGATCTGCGGCCAGAACATGATCGGCGGGACCAACACCTGCGCCAACGCCGACGGACGGGCCGTCACCACCGACGCCCGGGGCGCCTTCAGCCGGACCCTGCCGGTGGCCGCGCCGCCCCGGCCCTGCCCCTGTGTGGTCCATGTGGCCGCCGTGACCGGTGGGGCCGCCGCCGAGGACGCCGTCCTGGCCGTCGAGGGCCACCCCACCGCGCCGCTGCCCCGCCCCCGGGGAACGGGCCGGCTCACCGCCCTGACCACGGCCCGGCTCGAAGGGGAGTCGGGTCTCCTGGTCCGCTTCGGCGCGCCGCCCGCCCGCCGTCTCGTCCTCACCGTCGGCAACCTCGGCACCACCCCGGTCAGGGACCCGGTCTTCCGGCTCGGCACCTCCCGCGGCGTCTTCGCCCCCCAGTGGGAGGAGCGCCGCTGGCGCGGGACCGTGGCGCCGGGCGCGAAGGCCGTGATCGAGCTGGACGTGGAGCTGGCGGCGGGTGCCCACGGGGCGTACGAGATCGCCGTCCGGCACGGCGGCAGGACCCTCGCCACCCAGCCCTGGGAGGTCGCCCGGCCCTGGGGCGTCACGGCCTTCTGGGTGCTGCTCGCGCTCGTCGTCCCGGCGGTCCTCTTCCGGCTCGGCATGGCGGTCGTGGACCAGGTCCGCCCGCCCGTGGCCGGGGGGACGGCGGCGGCGCCCGCGGCCGGGTCCCCGCCCTGA
- a CDS encoding peptide MFS transporter — MASTLTKDSAAPAEKTFLGHPRGLANLFMTEMWERYSFYGMRALLVLYLSTNVADGGLGMKDATAVAIYSVYNAMVYLLALPGGWLGDRVWGARKATAIAGVIIMIGHFLLAVPVDASFFVGLAFIAAGSGLLKSNISTMVGQLYTDKNDPRRDGGFTIFYMGINLGAFVAPLTIGWVGQKVDWHLGFAMAGVGMAIGLLFYFVGFRHLAEESSRVPAPLPAEERAKLVKRALIWLGVAVAAYAVVGLSGVFTVDWVLWPLTILGLLLPTWYLFRIKRDKDLTDVEQSRMSGFIWFFVAAAAFWAIYDQSGSVLSLFAKNDTQDALFGFEFPTTWFQSLNPLFVMALAPLFAMLWVALFKRDKEPSTISKFAMALVLVGGSFGVMMVAQGMASGDTKISPMWLVTVYFMQTVGELCLSPVGLSLTTKLAPQKYASQMMGVWFLAMTAGNSVIALLQLLGAPTDSQVWFASQGIIAALSGVAVFMWRRKVKALMGGVN, encoded by the coding sequence ATGGCGTCAACCCTGACGAAGGATTCCGCGGCCCCGGCCGAGAAGACCTTCCTCGGCCACCCGCGCGGCCTGGCCAATCTCTTCATGACCGAGATGTGGGAGCGGTACAGCTTCTACGGCATGCGAGCGCTGCTCGTGCTCTACCTGTCCACGAACGTGGCCGACGGTGGACTCGGTATGAAGGACGCGACCGCGGTCGCGATCTACTCCGTCTACAACGCCATGGTCTACCTGCTCGCCCTCCCGGGCGGCTGGCTCGGTGACCGCGTCTGGGGCGCGCGCAAGGCGACGGCGATCGCCGGTGTGATCATCATGATCGGCCACTTCCTGCTGGCAGTGCCGGTCGACGCCTCGTTCTTCGTCGGTCTCGCGTTCATCGCGGCCGGTTCGGGTCTGCTGAAGTCCAACATCTCCACGATGGTGGGCCAGCTCTACACGGACAAGAACGACCCGCGCCGCGACGGCGGCTTCACGATCTTCTACATGGGCATCAACCTCGGTGCCTTCGTCGCCCCGCTGACGATCGGCTGGGTCGGCCAGAAGGTCGACTGGCACCTGGGCTTCGCCATGGCCGGTGTCGGTATGGCGATCGGTCTGCTCTTCTACTTCGTGGGCTTCCGCCACCTGGCCGAGGAGTCCTCCCGGGTGCCCGCGCCGCTGCCCGCCGAGGAGCGCGCGAAGCTGGTCAAGCGCGCCCTGATCTGGCTGGGTGTCGCGGTCGCCGCGTACGCGGTCGTCGGTCTCTCGGGCGTCTTCACCGTCGACTGGGTGCTGTGGCCGCTGACCATCCTGGGTCTGCTGCTGCCGACCTGGTACCTGTTCCGCATCAAGCGGGACAAGGACCTGACGGACGTCGAGCAGTCCCGGATGTCCGGCTTCATCTGGTTCTTCGTCGCCGCCGCCGCGTTCTGGGCGATCTACGACCAGAGCGGTTCGGTCCTCTCCCTGTTCGCGAAGAACGACACGCAGGACGCCCTCTTCGGCTTCGAGTTCCCGACCACCTGGTTCCAGTCGCTGAACCCGCTGTTCGTGATGGCGCTCGCGCCCCTCTTCGCGATGCTGTGGGTCGCGCTCTTCAAGCGCGACAAGGAGCCCAGCACAATCTCGAAGTTCGCCATGGCGCTGGTCCTGGTCGGCGGTTCCTTCGGTGTGATGATGGTGGCCCAGGGCATGGCCTCGGGCGACACCAAGATCTCCCCGATGTGGCTGGTCACGGTCTACTTCATGCAGACCGTCGGTGAGCTGTGCCTCTCCCCGGTGGGTCTGTCGCTGACCACCAAGCTGGCCCCCCAGAAGTACGCGTCCCAGATGATGGGCGTCTGGTTCCTCGCCATGACGGCGGGCAACTCCGTGATCGCCCTGCTCCAGCTCCTCGGCGCGCCGACGGACTCGCAGGTGTGGTTCGCGAGCCAGGGCATCATCGCCGCGCTCTCCGGTGTCGCGGTCTTCATGTGGCGCCGCAAGGTCAAGGCGCTCATGGGCGGCGTCAACTGA
- a CDS encoding response regulator transcription factor has translation MTRVLLAEDDASISEPLARALRREGYEVEVREDGPAALEAGLAGGVDLVVLDLGLPGMDGLEVARRLRSEGHTVPILVLTARADEVDTVVGLDAGADDYVTKPFRLAELLARVRALLRRGATEPAPAPSTHGVRIDVESHRAWMGEEELQLTAKEFDLLRVLVRDAGRVVTRDQLMREVWDTTWWSSTKTLDMHISWLRKKLGDDAANPRYIATVRGVGFRFEKS, from the coding sequence ATGACCCGTGTACTGCTCGCCGAGGACGACGCATCCATCTCCGAGCCACTGGCCCGCGCGCTGCGGCGCGAGGGGTACGAGGTCGAAGTGCGCGAGGACGGCCCCGCCGCGCTCGAAGCCGGGCTCGCGGGCGGCGTCGATCTCGTGGTGCTGGATCTGGGGCTGCCCGGAATGGACGGCCTGGAGGTCGCCAGACGGCTGCGCTCCGAGGGCCACACCGTACCCATCCTGGTGCTCACCGCGCGCGCCGACGAGGTGGACACCGTGGTCGGCCTGGACGCCGGGGCCGACGACTACGTCACCAAGCCCTTCCGCCTCGCCGAGCTGCTGGCCCGGGTCCGCGCCCTCCTCCGCCGCGGCGCGACCGAGCCCGCGCCCGCGCCGTCGACCCATGGGGTCCGCATCGACGTCGAGTCCCACCGGGCCTGGATGGGCGAGGAGGAGCTCCAGCTCACCGCCAAGGAGTTCGACCTCCTGCGCGTCCTCGTCCGCGACGCGGGCCGCGTCGTCACCCGCGACCAGCTCATGCGCGAGGTCTGGGACACCACCTGGTGGTCCTCCACCAAGACCCTCGACATGCACATCTCCTGGCTCCGCAAGAAGCTCGGCGACGACGCGGCGAACCCCCGCTACATCGCCACGGTCCGCGGCGTCGGCTTCCGCTTCGAGAAGAGCTGA
- a CDS encoding ATP-binding protein, translating into MRRRLIHSTLAVVLVVIAVFGVSLVIVETRTITSSAQQNVRSEATRLASIVDGRLIGGEPVNPDILAEQSGTKRYALIEIPGQPPIEIGERPGEGAIVGRAVGEKGETVTVEAPRSTITGEVGRSLFIIGGVAVIAIVAAIVLAVRMGNRIAAPLTDLAETAERLGSGDSRPRHRRYGVPELDRVADVLDASADRVARMLTAERRLAADASHQLRTPLTALSMRLEEIFATDDPATVKEEASIALTQVERLTDVVQRLLTNSRDLRTGSAILFDLDEVVQQQMAEWRSAYRSAGRALVCSGKQDLTAIGTPGAVAQVLAALIENSLMHGGGTVALRTRVTGNQVVIEVTDEGPGVPADLGARIFERAISGRNSTGIGLAVARDLAEADGGRLELLQQHPPVFALFLSRVAKKARDREEPPTIR; encoded by the coding sequence GTGCGTCGACGACTCATCCACTCCACCCTCGCCGTCGTCCTCGTCGTCATCGCCGTCTTCGGCGTCTCCCTCGTCATCGTCGAGACCCGCACCATCACCAGCAGCGCCCAGCAGAACGTCCGCTCCGAGGCCACCCGCCTGGCCAGCATCGTCGACGGGCGGCTCATCGGCGGCGAGCCCGTCAACCCCGACATCCTCGCCGAACAGAGCGGCACCAAGCGGTACGCCCTGATCGAGATCCCCGGCCAGCCGCCCATCGAGATCGGCGAGCGCCCCGGCGAGGGCGCGATCGTGGGCCGGGCGGTCGGCGAGAAGGGCGAGACGGTCACCGTCGAGGCCCCCCGTTCCACCATCACCGGCGAAGTGGGCCGCAGCCTCTTCATCATCGGCGGGGTCGCGGTGATCGCGATCGTCGCCGCCATCGTCCTCGCCGTCCGGATGGGCAACCGCATCGCCGCCCCCCTCACCGACCTCGCCGAGACCGCCGAGCGCCTCGGCTCGGGCGACTCCCGGCCCCGGCACCGCCGCTACGGGGTCCCGGAGCTGGACCGGGTCGCCGATGTCCTGGACGCCAGCGCGGACCGGGTCGCGCGGATGCTCACCGCCGAACGGAGACTGGCGGCGGACGCCTCGCACCAGCTCCGTACCCCGCTGACCGCGCTCTCCATGCGGCTGGAGGAGATCTTCGCGACCGACGACCCGGCGACCGTGAAGGAGGAGGCGAGTATCGCCCTCACCCAGGTCGAGCGGTTGACGGACGTGGTGCAGCGGCTGCTGACCAACTCCCGCGACCTGCGGACCGGCTCCGCGATCCTCTTCGACCTGGACGAGGTCGTCCAGCAGCAGATGGCCGAGTGGCGCTCCGCCTACCGCAGCGCGGGCCGTGCGCTGGTCTGCTCCGGCAAGCAGGACCTGACCGCGATCGGCACCCCCGGCGCGGTCGCCCAGGTCCTCGCGGCGCTGATCGAGAACTCGCTGATGCACGGCGGCGGCACGGTGGCGCTGCGCACCCGGGTCACCGGCAACCAGGTGGTGATCGAGGTGACCGACGAGGGCCCCGGCGTCCCCGCCGACCTCGGCGCCCGGATCTTCGAGCGGGCGATCAGCGGACGGAACTCCACGGGTATCGGCCTCGCGGTGGCCCGCGATCTCGCGGAGGCGGACGGCGGGCGGCTGGAGCTGCTGCAACAGCATCCGCCGGTGTTCGCGCTCTTCCTCAGCCGGGTCGCGAAGAAGGCCAGGGACCGGGAAGAGCCACCGACGATCCGCTGA
- a CDS encoding GtrA family protein, whose amino-acid sequence MGERGGTLRMQFDQLMREVAKFGAVGGAGVVVNLAVFNLVRATTELPVVRASLIANAVAILFNYVGYRYFTYRDRDKSGRTREMSLFLLFSVIGSVIENGILYLATYGFGWDGPLQSNVFKFFGIGVATLFRFWSYRTWVFRALPQERREAGGTAESFLEPPGPATEQAVPTQR is encoded by the coding sequence ATGGGTGAACGTGGCGGAACGCTGCGCATGCAGTTCGACCAGCTCATGCGCGAGGTCGCCAAGTTCGGGGCGGTGGGCGGCGCGGGTGTGGTGGTCAATCTCGCGGTCTTCAACCTCGTCCGCGCGACCACCGAGCTGCCCGTCGTACGGGCCTCCCTGATCGCCAACGCGGTCGCCATCCTCTTCAACTATGTGGGGTACCGCTACTTCACCTACCGCGACCGCGACAAGAGCGGGCGCACCCGCGAGATGTCGCTGTTCCTGCTCTTCAGCGTCATCGGCAGTGTGATCGAGAACGGAATCCTCTACCTGGCGACCTACGGGTTCGGCTGGGACGGTCCGCTCCAGAGCAACGTCTTCAAGTTCTTCGGCATCGGGGTCGCGACGCTGTTCCGCTTCTGGTCGTACCGGACCTGGGTGTTCCGGGCCCTGCCGCAGGAGCGGCGGGAGGCCGGGGGGACGGCGGAATCGTTCCTGGAGCCCCCGGGGCCCGCCACCGAGCAGGCCGTCCCCACCCAGCGCTGA
- a CDS encoding 5-(carboxyamino)imidazole ribonucleotide synthase, whose protein sequence is MTFPVVGMVGGGQLARMTHEAGIPLGIRFKLLSDTPQDSAAQVVGDVVIGDHRDLDTLREFARDCDVITFDHEHVPIDHLRALEAEGIPVRPGPDALLHAQDKGRMRARLAGLGVPCPRHRIVTDPADVSAFAEEAGGYPVVLKTVRGGYDGKGVWVVRTEAEAADPFRAGVPVLAEEKVEFTRELAANVVRSPHGQAVAYPVVESQQVDGVCDTVIAPAPGLDEELAGQAQRLALTIAAELGVVGHLAVELFETPDGRILVNELAMRPHNSGHWTQDGAVTSQFANHLRAVLDLPLGDPRPRAPWTVMSNVLGGDYPDMYAAYLHCMARDPQLKIHMYGKDVKPGRKVGHVNTCGDDLAEVRERARHAADYLRGTITE, encoded by the coding sequence GTGACGTTCCCGGTAGTCGGCATGGTCGGTGGCGGTCAGCTCGCCCGTATGACCCACGAGGCGGGCATCCCCCTCGGCATCCGTTTCAAGCTCCTCAGCGACACTCCGCAGGACTCAGCGGCCCAGGTGGTCGGCGATGTCGTCATTGGCGACCATCGCGACCTGGACACGCTCCGTGAGTTCGCCCGCGATTGCGATGTGATCACCTTTGATCACGAGCATGTCCCCATCGATCATCTCCGGGCGCTGGAGGCGGAGGGCATCCCCGTCCGCCCCGGCCCCGACGCCCTGCTCCACGCCCAGGACAAGGGCCGGATGCGGGCCCGCCTGGCCGGTCTTGGCGTGCCCTGCCCCCGCCATCGCATCGTGACGGACCCCGCCGATGTCTCCGCGTTCGCCGAGGAGGCCGGCGGCTATCCGGTCGTCCTCAAGACCGTGCGCGGCGGCTACGACGGCAAGGGCGTCTGGGTGGTGCGGACCGAGGCGGAGGCGGCCGACCCGTTCCGCGCGGGCGTGCCCGTCCTCGCGGAGGAGAAGGTCGAGTTCACCCGGGAGCTGGCGGCGAACGTCGTCCGCTCCCCGCACGGACAGGCCGTCGCCTATCCGGTGGTCGAGTCCCAGCAGGTGGACGGGGTCTGCGACACGGTGATCGCCCCCGCCCCCGGGCTGGACGAGGAGCTGGCGGGCCAGGCCCAGCGGCTCGCCCTGACCATCGCCGCCGAACTCGGCGTCGTCGGCCATCTCGCCGTCGAGCTGTTCGAGACCCCGGACGGACGCATCCTGGTCAACGAACTCGCCATGCGGCCCCACAACTCGGGTCACTGGACCCAGGACGGGGCTGTGACCTCGCAGTTCGCCAATCATCTGCGGGCCGTGCTCGATCTCCCGCTGGGCGACCCCCGGCCCCGCGCCCCCTGGACCGTGATGTCCAATGTCCTCGGCGGCGACTACCCGGACATGTACGCGGCGTATCTGCACTGCATGGCCAGGGACCCGCAGCTCAAGATCCATATGTATGGCAAGGACGTCAAGCCGGGCCGCAAGGTGGGTCATGTCAACACCTGTGGTGACGATCTCGCGGAGGTCCGCGAGCGCGCCCGCCACGCGGCCGACTACCTCAGAGGGACGATCACCGAATGA
- the purE gene encoding 5-(carboxyamino)imidazole ribonucleotide mutase — protein MSSTTPLVGIAMGSDSDWTVMEAAAQALAEFEIPYEVNVLSAHRMPREMVAYGEEADARGLKVLIAGAGGAAHLPGMLASVTPLPVIGVPVPLKYLDGMDSLLSIVQMPAGVPVATVSVAGARNAGLLAARMLATQDPELLARMKEFQQELNELATEKGKRLRAKVEGAGAFGFAQ, from the coding sequence ATGAGCAGCACCACCCCGCTCGTGGGCATCGCCATGGGCTCCGACTCCGACTGGACCGTCATGGAGGCCGCCGCCCAGGCACTGGCCGAGTTCGAGATTCCGTACGAGGTGAACGTCCTCTCCGCGCACCGGATGCCGCGCGAGATGGTCGCGTACGGGGAGGAAGCCGACGCCCGCGGGCTGAAGGTGCTGATCGCCGGGGCGGGGGGCGCGGCCCATCTGCCCGGCATGCTGGCCTCCGTGACCCCGCTGCCCGTCATCGGCGTCCCCGTTCCGCTCAAGTACCTCGACGGCATGGACTCGCTGCTGTCGATCGTGCAGATGCCCGCCGGGGTGCCCGTCGCGACCGTCTCCGTCGCCGGGGCGCGCAACGCCGGACTGCTGGCCGCGCGGATGCTCGCGACGCAGGACCCGGAGCTGCTGGCGCGGATGAAGGAGTTCCAGCAGGAGCTGAACGAGCTGGCCACGGAGAAGGGCAAGCGGCTGCGCGCCAAGGTCGAGGGCGCGGGAGCCTTCGGCTTCGCCCAGTAG
- a CDS encoding dipeptidase — MEPIEPGFDEQARELLAAHPVVDGHNDLPWALRERVRYDLDRLDLAANHCGGGLHTDIPRLRAGGVGAQFWSVFVRAGMAGDDAVSATLEQIDGVGQMLDRYPADLAPALTADDMEAARAQGRIASLMGAEGGHSINSSLATLRALYALGVRYLTLTHNSNVPWADSATDEPGVGGLSAFGREVVREMNRLGMLVDLSHVAASTMRHALDTSTAPVVFSHSSARAVCDHVRNIPDDVLERLPGNGGVAMATFVPKFILPAAIEWTLAADENLRSHGHHPLDMSAEAMKLHAAFEEAHPRPVATVATVADHLDHMREAAGVDHIGIGGDFDGTAFTPAGLDDVSGYPNLIAELLRRGWSTADLAKLTWQNAVRVLRDAESVAREERARRGPSNATIAVLDGRAGLRA, encoded by the coding sequence ATGGAACCCATCGAACCCGGATTCGACGAACAGGCGCGGGAACTGCTCGCGGCCCACCCCGTGGTCGACGGCCACAACGACCTGCCCTGGGCGCTGCGCGAGCGCGTCCGCTACGACCTGGACCGCCTCGACCTGGCCGCGAACCACTGCGGCGGCGGCCTGCACACCGACATCCCCCGGCTGCGCGCCGGAGGCGTCGGCGCCCAGTTCTGGTCGGTGTTCGTCCGCGCCGGGATGGCCGGGGACGACGCGGTCAGCGCCACGCTGGAACAGATCGACGGCGTGGGGCAGATGCTGGACCGCTACCCCGCCGACCTCGCGCCCGCGCTCACCGCCGACGACATGGAGGCGGCCCGCGCCCAGGGCCGGATCGCCTCGCTGATGGGGGCGGAGGGCGGCCACTCCATCAACAGCTCCCTGGCCACCCTGCGGGCCCTGTACGCGCTGGGCGTGCGCTATCTGACGCTGACCCACAACAGCAACGTCCCCTGGGCGGACTCGGCCACCGACGAACCCGGGGTCGGCGGGCTCTCCGCGTTCGGCCGCGAGGTCGTCCGCGAGATGAACCGGCTCGGGATGCTGGTGGATCTCTCCCATGTGGCCGCGAGCACCATGCGCCACGCCCTGGACACCTCGACGGCGCCGGTGGTCTTCTCGCACTCCTCGGCGCGCGCGGTCTGCGACCACGTCCGGAACATCCCCGACGACGTGCTGGAGCGGCTGCCCGGGAACGGCGGGGTCGCGATGGCCACGTTCGTCCCCAAGTTCATCCTTCCGGCGGCGATCGAGTGGACCCTCGCCGCGGACGAGAATCTGCGCTCCCACGGCCACCACCCGCTGGACATGAGCGCGGAGGCGATGAAGCTCCACGCCGCCTTCGAGGAGGCGCACCCGCGTCCCGTCGCGACGGTGGCGACCGTGGCCGACCACCTCGACCACATGCGGGAGGCCGCGGGCGTCGACCACATCGGCATCGGCGGCGACTTCGACGGCACGGCCTTCACCCCGGCCGGTCTGGACGATGTCTCCGGCTACCCCAACCTGATCGCGGAGCTGCTGCGCCGGGGCTGGTCCACGGCCGATCTGGCCAAGCTGACCTGGCAGAACGCGGTCCGTGTGCTGCGGGACGCG